A single window of Nicotiana sylvestris chromosome 5, ASM39365v2, whole genome shotgun sequence DNA harbors:
- the LOC104210406 gene encoding nuclear pore complex protein NUP1, whose amino-acid sequence MATAGEGTAAAAAAYEGGGAGGKFRKRPLRRNQNNTPYDRPPTALRNSSWLTKLVVDPASKLITSGAQRFFSSIFQKRLPPSPTPLPPPPPGPSQESKDLHQESSPNEYSGALVVAGQGDDHAACSSGDGTFSELEQLLKQKTFTRTEINRLTELLRSKAADVPMGDEEKRAEAVLSRRALDSSSSLMEGNRSVKVTSGGVVATPVTNSRILEDDIASPAELAKAYMGSRSSKVSPSMLSTRSQAVREDTPLLRNVQYVQKSPLPSATTRTAGLLGVRENGFTTPRSHGRSAIYSMARTPYSRVRQTEVQKATSLTNYVNGGCSSSRSVSEHDVLFGSKQALKRRSYVLDDDLGSVGPMRRIRQKPNLLSFGVSRPSAGVASASNLHPEVSKVVGDVQDNKTTPTRHIAVPPKSSETAAKILEHLEKMTPKGKSSESKLAAGKENKLTPNMLHGRALRSLEDLDSPKLLQSAHDSYKLENWSKIFPPNPREPKQGEIEQNGRSSASESAAKGKNDTIFSFKDTQPTVETNSTVNKSATQPPPKKRAFKMSAHEDSFELEEDINSNGPSSQLAEERGKLEISAADQKPLCAAEPTSKPAALLEVRTPSGVLGKKSDTETPDSGATAVKNTIFLPSAGSQSRATASNKETNVDKVPPFVFSSSTQVTGSKPGSSSRVSNLASSPTDARPNPFQLDNSQKAVDSNGKLEALSSGPSSSISTSGIFSLGAPSSTSGLSNGLFAPSPAISTTSALLSGSSTTSASSLFGSSAASSVSKEPPIKFGFFGVPSETVSAPSTTSAAETTDVKAKSETGTTFGNLKSSPFVVASFAATGSGNSISGFSSSVISAVTTGSTQSQGSGFSTGGESLISAQTSVAGSGTSVVSGSMPAHFGSSASSPSIANFPVFGSAPGTTGQVSASPSKNDLVGTSNAASGIFNFGASSSASSAAGRLTGSINGTAPLAFAFSASSAAPASETSVPATSSSATPGTFNFGGSSSASSTNAVNISSSTTPNIFNFGGSSSTSPTNAVNSSTSATPGIFNFGANSSSSLTNAGSTVNASPFTFGATSASSQASSTAGNFGSSLQPQKSPGFTSPFSSSALSGFTFGASSSSFATPSTSPVVFGATPSAASGSAFLFGSASSTNSSSQPMFGNSASAFAASPGNNDNMEDSMAEDLMQAPAPAASFGQPSVSPSPGGFAFGSTPNPFQFGGQQSQTAPQNSFPFAASSSLVQAAAQNSSPFAASSSQEFGGGGSFSLGSSGPDKSGRKFVKINKNKHRRK is encoded by the exons ATGGCAACGGCGGGCGAAGGCACGGCAGCGGCGGCGGCGGCATACGAAGGAGGAGGAGCCGGAGGAAAGTTTAGGAAAAGGCCGTTACGTCGGAACCAGAATAATACTCCGTACGATCGTCCACCGACGGCACTTCGAAACTCTAGTTGGCTTACTAAGCTCGTGGTGGACCCCGCATCAAAGCTCATAACTTCTGGCGCTCAACGCTTCTTTTCCTCCATATTCCAAAAGCGCCTCCCCCCTTCCCCCACGCCATTACCTCCACCTCCTCCAG GACCAAGCCAAGAATCAAAGGATCTGCATCAGGAGTCAAGTCCCAAT GAGTATTCTGGAGCACTAGTGGTGGCAGGACAAGGAGATGACCATGCTGCATGCAGCTCGGGGGACGGCACATTCTCAGAGCTTGAGCAGCTGTTGAAACAGAAGACATTTACAAG AACTGAGATTAATCGCTTGACAGAACTTTTGCGCTCAAAAGCTGCAGACGTGCCTATGGGAGATGAGGAGAAAAGAGCCGAGGCCGTTCTATCTAGACGTGCATTGGATTCTTCGAGCAGCTTGATGGAAGGAAATAGGTCTGTGAAGGTTACATCTGGTGGAGTTGTCGCAACTCCTGTAACGAATTCCAGG ATTCTTGAAGATGATATTGCATCCCCTGCTGAGCTTGCAAAAGCTTACATGGGGAGTAGGTCATCAAAGGTGTCGCCGTCAATGCTGAGCACGCGTAGTCAAGCTGTGAGAGAAGATACACCTCTGCTAAGAAATGTACAGTATGTCCAAAAATCACCTCTTCCATCAGCAACAACTAGGACTGCTGGTCTTCTTGGGGTTCGAGAAAATGGGTTTACCACTCCAAGATCTCATGGCAGATCTGCTATATACAGCATGGCTCGTACGCCATACTCTAGAGTTCGTCAAACTGAGGTTCAGAAG GCTACCAGCTTGACAAATTATGTCAATGGTGGGTGTTCATCATCTAGGTCAGTGTCGGAGCACGATGTACTTTTTGGTTCTAAACAG GCCCTTAAACGAAGAAGCTATGTTCTGGATGATGATCTTGGATCTGTTGGTCCCATGCGTAGGATTAGGCAGAAACCTAATCTTCTATCTTTTGGAGTTTCACGTCCCAGTGCTGGAGTTGCTTCAGCCAGCAACCTGCATCCGGAGGTATCAAAAGTTGTTGGAGATGTCCAAGATAATAAAACCACGCCTACAAGGCATATTGCCGTTCCTCCAAAGTCCAGTGAGACTGCTGCAAAGATATTGGAGCATCTCGAAAAGATGACCCCAAAGGGAAAATCATCAGAATCCAAATTAGCTGCAGGGAAAGAGAATAAACTGACACCGAACATGCTTCATGGACGAGCTCTTAGAAGCTTGGAGGATTTAGATTCACCCAAGCTGCTGCAGAGCGCACACGATAGCTATAAGCTGGAGAACTGGTCTAAAATATTTCCTCCCAATCCCCGTGAACCGAAGCAAGGGGAAATTGAACAAAATGGGCGTAGTTCTGCTAGCGAGTCAGCTGCTAAAGGAAAAAACGACACAATCTTTTCATTTAAAGATACTCAACCCACTGTTGAAACCAATTCCACAGTAAACAAGTCTGCAACTCAACCTCCTCCCAAGAAACGAGCTTTTAAGATGAGTGCACACGAG GATTCTTTTGAGCTAGAAGAGGACATAAACTCTAATGGGCCTTCATCTCAATTAGCTGAAGAGAGAGGGAAGCTGGAAATATCTGCTGCTGACCAGAAGCCATTATGTGCTGCTGAACCCACGAGCAAACCTGCTGCTTTGCTGGAAGTAAGGACACCTTCTGGTGTTTTAGGCAAAAAATCTGATACAGAGACTCCTGATAGTGGTGCCACTGCTGTCAAGAACACCATTTTCCTGCCTAGTGCAGGTTCCCAATCACGAGCAACGGCGTCTAACAAGGAGACAAATGTTGACAAGGTTCCACCATTTGTATTTTCGTCATCAACCCAAGTCACTGGGTCAAAGCCAGGAAGCTCGAGCCG CGTATCCAATCTAGCGTCCAGCCCAACTGATGCTCGGCCTAATCCTTTTCAGCTGGATAACTCACAGAAGGCTGTGGACAGCAATGGCAAATTAGAAGCATTATCATCTGGTCCATCAAGTTCAATATCAACAAGTGGGATTTTCTCATTAGGTGCTCCATCCAGCACTTCAGGTTTAAGTAATGGACTATTTGCTCCTAGTCCTGCTATCTCAACCACCTCTGCCTTGTTGTCAG GCAGCTCTACCACTTCCGCGAGCAGTCTCTTTGGTTCCAGTGCAGCATCCTCAGTTTCCAAGGAACCTCCTATCAAATTTGGTTTCTTTGGAGTTCCCTCAGAAACAGTTTCAGCACCATCAACAACTTCCGCCGCAGAAACTACAGACGTGAAAGCCAAATCCGAGACTGGAACTACTTTTGGCAACTTGAAGAGTTCACCTTTTGTGGTTGCGTCTTTTGCAGCTACAGGCTCTGGAAATAGTATCTCTGGTTTTAGTTCATCAGTAATATCAGCGGTTACTACAGGTAGTACACAGTCTCAGGGTTCTGGTTTTAGTACAGGAGGTGAATCACTTATTAGTGCACAGACTTCTGTTGCTGGATCTGGCACTTCTGTCGTCTCTGGGAGCATGCCTGCTCATTTCGGTTCATCTGCTTCATCACCATCCATAGCAAACTTTCCCGTGTTTGGTTCTGCGCCTGGTACTACTGGCCAAGTTTCTGCTTCTCCTTCGAAAAATGACCTAGTTGGCACCAGCAATGCTGCTTCTGGAATATTTAATTTTGGTGCTAGTTCGTCAGCTTCCAGTGCAGCAGGCAGGTTAACTGGGTCTATAAATGGCACGGCCCCGTTGGCATTTGCTTTTAGTGCCAGTTCTGCAGCTCCTGCTTCGGAAACCAGTGTACCTGCCACCTCCAGCAGCGCTACTCCTGGGACATTCAATTTTGGTGGTAGTTCCTCAGCTTCCTCGACAAATGCTGTTAACATCTCCAGCAGTACTACCCCCAATATATTTAATTTTGGTGGTAGTTCTTCAACTTCCCCTACAAATGCTGTCAACAGCTCCACTAGTGCTACTCCTGGCATCTTCAATTTTGGTGCTAATTCTTCATCTTCCTTGACAAATGCCGGTAGCACAGTCAATGCTAGCCCATTCACCTTCGGTGCCACTTCGGCCTCTTCACAAGCCTCTAGCACTGCTGGAAATTTTGGATCCAGTTTGCAGCCCCAAAAATCTCCTGGCTTCACTTCCCCATTTAGTTCTTCTGCCCTCTCTGGGTTTACATTTGgagcatcttcatcttcttttgctACTCCAAGCACTTCTCCGGTGGTCTTTGGAGCAACACCCAGCGCCGCAAGTGGTTCTGCTTTTCTATTTGGTTCAGCTTCTTCTACAAATTCATCTTCTCAGCCCATGTTTGGGAATTCTGCTTCAGCTTTTGCTGCGTCCCCTGGAAACAATGATAACATGGAAGACAGCATGGCTGAGGATCTTATGCAGGCTCCTGCACCGGCAGCTTCCTTTGGTCAACCTTCTGTCTCGCCCTCTCCAGGTGGCTTTGCATTTGGTTCAACACCTAATCCATTCCAGTTTGGAGGCCAACAGAGTCAGACTGCACCTCAGAATTCTTTTCCATTTGCAGCATCAAGCAGTCTAGTTCAGGCTGCTGCTCAGAATTCTTCTCCATTTGCAGCATCAAGCAGTCAAGAATTTGGTGGTGGAGGGAGCTTCTCGTTGGGTAGCAGTGGCCCTGACAAATCAGGCCGGAAGTTTGTgaaaattaataaaaacaaacacAGAAGGAAATGA